The Plasmodium relictum strain SGS1 genome assembly, chromosome: 9 genome window below encodes:
- the mtRNAP gene encoding DNA-directed RNA polymerase, putative codes for MRLNINLSNFKNLIKTNKHYLFTLRRGHKPIYFIKVNISTNINLIKKKEQLKSIYKNNDEEDAKRNDNNIKKNFLEKEKIEEKYSLNNLGKNNDNVNENKTNVDAKLEENKNANIKECDKYNNEKEEKHYDDKCLDKKIINELHNLILSIKKLDTEKRNQIMMYINTLNKKYLRNIEKEITIFFENLDMYMTANGLLICDIGGKEIFNYIDKINILNERYDVNNDGENENCKDFNININNLFDMNFIKEKKKIIYGDNMYPIVQNRDINKNNEINKRKENEEQLRKKEKVNEEINDDCNIVNIRRQMLIERSSYKKAIEEAEEFVSNLHDLKKITEIQGLCKIYLNWVNELEKKIVNYKEKQQKNKKSFFPELIEEKLLAIITVKWAIQYTFNPLKKKYSNNVITQSKNFEQAYAYQSLFTHIAIKIGEEINNELNFQLLEKNNLLYNFIKKNKGNVSFSHFQKYRMLNKIKEKIKKSKMMENKSKFETDSDKNKIEVDNKGKVDLKNEENLFLNNNFDLIQWNSVKKASIGGLLLKMLIDNAKIDVDINTAKEEYKKEYKYYLFLHKMAKNKGEILHSDCKYKKELNYQKYYEEESNSLKFMIVDRNKKGDIIKSLKKDYNENNKIINSEKDKVKKDNDILILNNGEYRKNGEIDGTIRVDTYDVNNTNYIQNIKRLNNINNINDSENANNDIEKEIIHSKDKNKKTKKSKENNFCKKQKEKLKNKEVILYRSKKDKSKIELPVFIHSYIWKNNNWYGVIHMRECCANFLLNNAINSHIPLNYLPMICKPKRWTDSEGGMLLLKNNFIRCNIKPLFNINVCNLTRIKNIVSEIGNVKWKINKEILHYIEYAYLNGITIGKIPLNKNYSLPNSIDLKIHNNEEIRKYYLLKEEINRLNKCLISERPTFLQKLAVAKTLKDNEMIYFPHNIDFRGRMYPLSPHLHHMSDDICRSLIVFYDEKEIGEKGLFWLKVHLANNFGKDKLNFEKRIQWVDENIEKIKKLSENPFENREFWSLADNPWQALAVSIDLTKALQCSDSSKYKSNIPVQQDGTCNGLQHYAALGRDRDGGKAVNIIPCDEPQDIYSVVLDIVINKIKNDLNKNIYAGYCFKFDLLKRKVVKQTIMTICYGVTSIGAKNQVKGKIQTMIGKDLDKNIINKLSQYIANYIFESISEIFKRAMIIKKWFNNLSKVTNELNIPITWLSPIGLPCEQPYRLGNRILVNTPLQTVSVISYKNSLLHKNKQRLGFPPNFVHSLDASHLMMTAEKMLIENNFSFAAVHDSYWAHACNVDIMNKFIRDSFVTLYDDPILENIYQNFKIRLGKFATKISPPPGQGELDISLVRDSLYFFS; via the coding sequence ATgagattaaatattaatttaagtaattttaaaaatttaataaaaacaaataagcattatttatttactttaagAAGAGGGCATAAACcaatatatttcataaagGTAAATATATCtacaaatataaatttaataaaaaaaaaggaacaGTTAAAATctatatacaaaaataatgatgaagAAGATGCTAAGagaaatgataataatataaaaaaaaactttcttgaaaaagaaaaaatagaagaaaaatattccTTAAATAACCTtggaaaaaataatgataatgtaAATGAGAACAAAACTAATGTTGATGCTAAacttgaagaaaataaaaatgctaatataaaagaatgtGATAAATATAACAATGAAAAGGAAGAAAAACACTACGATGATAAATGTTTGgataagaaaattataaatgagttacataatttaatattatcaattaaaaaattagatacAGAAAAAAGGAATCAAATTATGATGTATATTAATacattaaacaaaaaatatttaagaaatattgaaaaagaaataactattttttttgaaaatttagaTATGTATATGACCGCAAATGGATTATTAATATGCGATATAGGTGGAAAGGAAATTTTTAACTAcattgataaaataaatatattaaatgagAGATATGATGTAAACAATGATggtgaaaatgaaaattgcAAAGACTTTAATATtaacataaataatttatttgatatgaattttattaaagaaaaaaaaaaaattatatatgggGATAATATGTATCCAATAGTTCAGAATAGagacataaataaaaataatgaaataaataaaagaaaagaaaatgaagaacaattgaggaaaaaagaaaaagtgaatgaagaaataaatgatGATTGTAATATTGTAAATATAAGAAGACAAATGCTAATAGAAAGAtcttcatataaaaaagCCATTGAAGAAGCAGAAGAATTTGTTTCTAATTTacatgatttaaaaaaaataacagaaATACAAGGattatgtaaaatatatttgaattGGGTTaatgaattagaaaaaaaaattgttaattataaagaaaaacagcaaaaaaataaaaaatctttttttcctgaattaatagaagaaaaattattagcCATCATAACGGTAAAATGGGCAATTCAATACACATTTAatcctttaaaaaaaaaatattctaataACGTTATAACCCAATCAAAAAACTTTGAACAAGCATATGCTTATCAATCTTTATTCACCCATATAGCTATAAAAATTGGGGAGGAAATTAATAACGAACTGAATTTTcaattattagaaaaaaataatttgttatacaatttcataaaaaaaaataaaggcaatgtttctttttctcattttcaaaaatatagaatgctaaataaaataaaagaaaaaataaagaaaagtaAAATGATGGAAAATAAGAGCAAGTTTGAAACAGAtagtgataaaaataaaattgaagtAGATAACAAAGGCAAAGTAGACCTAAAAAATGAAgagaatttatttttaaataataattttgatttaaTTCAATGGAATTCTGTTAAAAAGGCATCAATTGGTGGTTTGCtattaaaaatgttaataGACAATGCAAAAATTGATGTTGATATAAATACAGCCaaagaagaatataaaaaggaatacaagtattatttatttttacataaaatgGCTAAAAATAAAGGAGAAATATTACATTCAGATtgcaaatataaaaaggaatTGAACtatcaaaaatattatgaagaAGAATCAAACTCCTTAAAGTTTATGATTGTtgatagaaataaaaagggagatataataaaatcattgaaaaaagattataatgaaaataataaaataataaattcagaaaaagataaagttaaaaaagataatgatattttaatattaaacaaTGGGGAATATAGAAAAAACGGTGAAATAGATGGAACTATTAGAGTTGATACATATGATGTAAATAATACTaattatatacaaaatataaaaagattaaataatattaataatataaatgattcaGAAAATGCAAATAACGATATAGAAAAAGAGATAATACAttcaaaagataaaaataaaaaaaccaAGAAATCAAAAGAGAATAATTTTTGCAAAAAAcagaaagaaaaattaaaaaataaagaagtaatattatatagatcaaaaaaagataaaagtaaaatagaATTACCTGTATTTATCCATTCATATATATGGAAGAATAACAATTGGTATGGGGTCATACATATGAGAGAATGCTGtgctaattttttattaaataatgcGATTAATTCTCATATTCCCTTAAATTATTTGCCTATGATATGTAAGCCTAAAAGGTGGACAGATTCAGAAGGAGGaatgttattattaaaaaataattttataagatGTAATATTAAAcctttatttaatataaatgtttGTAATTTGacaagaataaaaaatattgtatCAGAGATAGGTAATGTAAAATGGAAGATAAATAAGGAAATATTACACTATATTGAATATGCATATTTAAATGGAATAACAATAGGAAAAATACCTctgaataaaaattatagttTACCTAATAGTAttgatttaaaaatacataataatgaagaaataagaaaatattatttattaaaggaAGAAATAAATAGATTAAATAAATGTTTAATAAGTGAAAGGCCAacttttttacaaaaattagCAGTGGCAAAAACATTAAAAGATAATgaaatgatatattttcCTCATAATATAGATTTTAGAGGAAGAATGTATCCTTTATCTCCTCATTTGCATCACATGAGTGATGATATATGTAGAAGtttaattgttttttatgatgaaaaagaaataggaGAAAAAGGATTATTTTGGTTAAAAGTTCATTTAGCAAATAATTTTGGTAaggataaattaaattttgagAAAAGAATTCAATGGGTTgatgaaaatatagaaaaaattaagaaattaaGTGAAAATCCATTTGAAAATAGAGAATTCTGGAGTTTAGCAGATAACCCTTGGCAGGCACTAGCAGTTTCTATTGATCTGACGAAAGCATTGCAGTGTTCCGATTCTTCTAAATATAAAAGCAATATTCCTGTTCAGCAAGATGGAACATGTAATGGATTACAGCATTATGCAGCTTTAGGAAGGGATAGAGATGGAGGAAAAGCTGTGAACATTATTCCATGTGATGAACCACAAGATATTTACTCTGTTGTTTTAGATATTGTTATAAATAAGATTAAAAATGACTTAAACAAGAATATATATGCTGGTTATTGTTTtaaatttgatttattaaaaagaaaagttgTTAAACAAACTATAATGACTATATGCTATGGAGTTACATCAATAGGTGCGAAGAATCAAGTTAAAGGGAAAATTCAGACTATGATAGGGAAagatttagataaaaatataattaataaattatctcAATACATTGCAAATTATATATTCGAATCAATAagtgaaatatttaaaagagCAATGATTATCAAAAAATGGTTTAATAACCTATCAAAAGTGACgaatgaattaaatattcCTATTACTTGGCTTTCACCAATAGGCTTACCTTGTGAACAACCTTATAGATTAGGAAATCGAATTTTAGTAAATACTCCTTTACAAACAGTTAGTGTAATATCGTATAAAAATAGTTTATTGCATAAAAATAAGCAAAGATTAGGTTTTCCACCAAACTTTGTTCATTCGTTAGATGCCTCTCATTTAATGATGACAGCTGAAAAAATgttaattgaaaataattttagttTTGCTGCTGTACATGATTCTTATTGGGCGCATGCATGTAATGTAGATATTATGAATAAGTTTATTAGAGATTCTTTTGTAACATTATATGATGATCCtatattagaaaatatttatcaaaACTTTAAAATCCGATTAGGAAAATTTGCAACAAAAATATCTCCTCCCCCTGGGCAAGGAGAATTAGATATATCATTAGTTAGAGATAGTCTTTACTtttttagttaa